From Methanobacterium congolense, one genomic window encodes:
- a CDS encoding DUF2193 domain-containing protein, protein MSEIYEKMVNEAIAAQKADVETIKNNRGGKFKITDTKAYLDVVNKMGVADGQSKSVIDLHVDSVNAHYNALSNLTDTVRPEDDPFVEHYQTPAVLEILYEEDESFRKSTEKFIEAIGKSEALIGKEVVRRYGGFYGPTCVVDFALIPGSTSNVVNQILKGVDIPLKHKQALLSAKSWGMNTSYGIGETFANQVEAGATLTEAIKNEIDMIKRIYDSPIDAQTELMNAAGHESFDVNKYMLDYKKKMEKTVKNAVDDGVHYGNIVTVPAYCVGDISHHIAQSTYNMCKDDVIMAVIEATTDVMESTLKKAIPSFKSEYQPLSLATGSSACAVEYILELDGFNAPMIVNLLTERFHNYVQLYADRGAAAELHNCDFMDMIYRGWNYLDKERRMRNGSGAPLEPNVAGFKVDLEPVSQNEVIMNPQRYAYPACAISVRFSSLMRLADYPCLLTSEPVTATMMTNIIAMHKESPASPARVCKDCASASLVDFRHNYCQWKEAV, encoded by the coding sequence ATGTCTGAGATATATGAGAAAATGGTAAATGAAGCTATTGCAGCTCAAAAAGCAGATGTAGAAACCATCAAGAATAACCGAGGTGGAAAATTTAAGATAACTGATACAAAGGCGTACCTTGATGTTGTAAACAAGATGGGTGTTGCAGACGGTCAGAGTAAATCTGTCATAGATCTGCACGTTGATTCGGTTAATGCACACTACAATGCCCTTTCAAATCTCACAGACACAGTAAGACCTGAAGACGATCCATTCGTGGAGCATTATCAGACGCCTGCAGTTCTTGAAATACTCTACGAAGAGGATGAATCCTTCAGAAAAAGTACAGAAAAATTCATAGAAGCCATAGGAAAATCAGAGGCCCTCATAGGTAAAGAGGTTGTAAGGCGGTATGGAGGGTTCTACGGCCCAACGTGTGTTGTTGACTTTGCACTCATACCTGGGAGCACAAGTAACGTGGTAAACCAGATACTCAAGGGGGTTGACATTCCCCTGAAACACAAACAGGCCCTTCTTTCAGCAAAATCATGGGGTATGAACACATCCTACGGTATAGGGGAAACCTTTGCAAACCAGGTGGAAGCGGGAGCAACGCTCACAGAAGCCATAAAAAATGAGATAGACATGATTAAAAGGATATATGACAGCCCCATAGATGCCCAGACAGAACTCATGAACGCAGCAGGACACGAATCCTTTGATGTAAACAAATACATGCTGGATTACAAAAAGAAGATGGAAAAAACAGTTAAAAATGCAGTTGATGATGGCGTGCACTACGGTAACATAGTAACGGTTCCAGCTTACTGTGTTGGGGATATATCACATCACATAGCTCAATCAACCTACAACATGTGCAAAGATGATGTGATCATGGCTGTGATAGAAGCAACAACAGATGTAATGGAATCAACACTCAAGAAAGCAATACCCTCATTCAAGAGTGAATATCAACCTTTATCCCTTGCAACAGGCTCATCTGCATGTGCAGTTGAATACATACTTGAACTCGACGGCTTCAACGCACCGATGATAGTTAACCTTCTCACAGAAAGGTTCCATAACTACGTGCAGCTCTATGCAGATAGGGGTGCTGCAGCAGAGCTCCACAACTGCGACTTCATGGACATGATATACAGGGGATGGAACTACCTTGACAAGGAGCGCAGGATGAGAAACGGGTCTGGAGCACCACTTGAACCAAACGTTGCAGGATTCAAGGTTGACCTGGAACCTGTAAGTCAGAACGAGGTTATAATGAACCCACAGCGCTATGCATACCCTGCATGTGCAATATCTGTAAGGTTCTCAAGTCTGATGCGCCTTGCTGACTACCCATGTCTTTTAACAAGCGAACCTGTAACAGCCACAATGATGACCAACATCATTGCAATGCACAAGGAAAGTCCAGCTTCACCTGCAAGAGTATGTAAGGATTGTGCATCAGCATCGCTCGTTGACTTCAGACACAACTACTGCCAGTGGAAAGAGGCAGTATAA
- a CDS encoding potassium/proton antiporter, which translates to MKPVLWKGVALSTAGVLITTIAVGFFINWIAGFPLMESLLIGAIISSTDAAAVFSIFRSKKGGMKHNLEALLELESGSNDPMAYFLTVTLIFMILNPETSIQGMIISLIQSIGLGVILGVLFGKGMVELINRIKLHLEGLYPVLTIALALLTFSLTNYMGGNDYLSVYIAALILGNSEFVHKTEQIQFHDGLALLMQIIMFLALGLLVFPSQMVPVMGVGILISLFLMLVARPLAVFICLSPFKVGFKDQIFISWVGIKGAVPIILATYPIVAGINGGDMIFNIVFFITLTSALIQGSTINTAAKYLGLSEEPE; encoded by the coding sequence GTGAAGCCTGTGCTCTGGAAGGGTGTGGCCCTTTCCACTGCAGGTGTCCTGATAACAACTATTGCAGTTGGATTCTTCATAAACTGGATTGCAGGATTTCCTTTAATGGAATCTCTCCTGATTGGTGCCATCATCTCATCAACTGATGCAGCCGCTGTTTTTTCTATCTTTCGATCCAAAAAAGGAGGAATGAAACATAATTTAGAAGCTCTTCTGGAGCTTGAAAGTGGAAGTAACGATCCTATGGCTTACTTTCTGACGGTAACCTTGATCTTCATGATCCTGAATCCTGAAACTTCCATTCAGGGAATGATTATATCTCTCATCCAATCAATTGGTCTGGGAGTTATTCTGGGTGTCCTCTTTGGAAAGGGTATGGTGGAACTGATAAACAGGATCAAACTCCACCTTGAAGGACTTTATCCCGTTCTTACAATTGCTCTGGCCCTGCTTACATTTTCTTTAACCAATTATATGGGCGGAAATGATTATTTGAGTGTTTACATTGCTGCTTTAATCTTAGGAAACAGCGAGTTTGTCCATAAAACGGAACAGATCCAGTTTCATGATGGTTTGGCACTGCTCATGCAAATAATCATGTTTCTAGCATTGGGACTTCTTGTATTCCCCTCCCAGATGGTTCCAGTTATGGGTGTGGGAATTCTAATTTCCCTGTTTCTGATGCTGGTTGCAAGGCCCCTTGCAGTTTTTATATGCCTTTCACCATTTAAGGTTGGATTCAAGGACCAGATATTCATTTCATGGGTTGGTATCAAAGGTGCAGTTCCCATAATCCTTGCAACCTATCCTATAGTTGCAGGAATAAATGGTGGAGATATGATATTCAACATAGTTTTCTTCATAACATTAACATCTGCCCTTATACAGGGTTCAACCATTAACACCGCTGCAAAATACCTTGGGTTATCTGAAGAACCAGAATGA
- a CDS encoding ribonuclease H-like domain-containing protein: MSSFNDSDVQKLREELLNKHEGTSVEDFFKGEEVETRYGTCYRINNHTSLKLNKIKPDKAKKRIAHDLKLLSGIGESRERTLNKDGYMTIGDLVEHPRFGESASHLIEVVEECDASKLSECIACRYPKSHPLMLCSSCFHETENLVFMDIETMGLKDVPLILIGVAEMSGNDVEVNQYLLRNLREENAAIEGFLSHLHKDSVFVTFNGQTFDVPYIKNRMYYYGIKQNMTRDHLDLMHFSRRAWSHELPNCQLQTLEKYLFGMERHGDVPSSKVPSFYKTYLETGNIGPLVPIVEHNREDVVTLVKLLSRLYDEVEV, encoded by the coding sequence ATGTCATCATTCAATGATTCGGATGTTCAGAAATTAAGGGAAGAACTCTTAAATAAGCATGAAGGAACCTCAGTTGAAGATTTCTTCAAAGGTGAAGAGGTGGAAACGAGGTATGGGACCTGTTACAGGATCAACAACCACACCTCACTCAAGTTAAACAAGATAAAACCTGATAAAGCTAAAAAAAGGATAGCGCATGATTTAAAATTGCTGAGTGGTATTGGAGAGTCAAGGGAGAGAACTCTGAATAAGGACGGCTACATGACCATTGGGGATCTGGTTGAACATCCAAGGTTTGGTGAATCTGCATCCCATCTTATTGAGGTTGTTGAGGAGTGTGATGCTTCAAAACTATCTGAATGTATAGCCTGCAGGTACCCTAAGTCCCATCCATTGATGTTGTGTTCTTCCTGTTTCCATGAAACTGAAAATCTTGTTTTTATGGATATAGAAACCATGGGGCTTAAAGATGTGCCGTTGATTCTTATAGGTGTTGCAGAAATGTCAGGTAATGATGTTGAGGTTAACCAGTACCTCCTGCGAAATTTGCGTGAAGAAAACGCTGCAATTGAGGGATTTTTATCACACCTCCACAAAGATAGTGTTTTTGTAACCTTCAACGGCCAGACCTTCGATGTTCCTTACATAAAAAACAGGATGTACTACTATGGAATCAAACAGAACATGACAAGGGATCACCTGGACCTCATGCACTTTTCAAGGCGTGCATGGAGTCATGAACTTCCAAACTGTCAGTTACAAACCCTTGAAAAATACCTCTTTGGAATGGAAAGGCATGGTGATGTTCCAAGCAGTAAAGTACCATCTTTTTATAAAACTTATCTTGAAACAGGAAACATAGGGCCTTTAGTTCCAATTGTTGAACACAACAGGGAGGATGTTGTGACCCTTGTGAAGCTCCTCTCCAGACTCTACGATGAAGTTGAAGTTTGA
- a CDS encoding ATP-grasp domain-containing protein has translation MKVAVTGVGGGVGQSIIKALQDTPHQLVGIDSDLLGAGLYGVPCAYLGYNAKEPQFIPRLEEICEEEKCEVLFPGLDAELPYLARHKKQMERKMPLTVMVSDPSVIEIADDKLKTYYFLKKHGFPALETYNLRDYNGELNFPVVVKPRKGGARSVDKTVIKDDKTLESLQQSSEANKFVIQEYAHGNEYTCGVVSFDGDCLGPIIMKRQLRCGDTYKAFVIKDDELENHLKEVIGALNPYGPCNVQLRMDEDVPYIFEFNARCSGTTASRALVGFNEPAMVCDYLQGKTPCYNIKERVILRYWNELVVEYAQIENMGLNKHGYSRRDL, from the coding sequence ATGAAGGTAGCAGTTACTGGAGTGGGTGGAGGAGTCGGCCAAAGCATAATAAAAGCACTGCAGGATACTCCCCATCAATTAGTTGGAATTGATAGTGATTTGCTGGGAGCAGGATTGTATGGAGTACCTTGTGCCTACCTAGGATACAACGCTAAAGAACCTCAATTCATACCCCGCCTTGAAGAGATATGTGAAGAAGAGAAGTGTGAAGTACTTTTTCCAGGTTTAGATGCAGAACTTCCCTATCTGGCAAGGCATAAGAAACAAATGGAAAGAAAAATGCCTTTAACTGTGATGGTCAGTGACCCCTCAGTGATTGAAATTGCAGACGATAAACTTAAAACCTACTATTTCTTAAAAAAACATGGTTTTCCTGCTTTAGAAACCTACAACCTTCGAGATTACAATGGAGAATTGAATTTTCCAGTTGTGGTAAAACCCAGAAAAGGAGGAGCTCGATCAGTTGATAAAACTGTGATTAAAGATGATAAAACGTTGGAAAGTCTCCAGCAATCATCAGAAGCAAATAAATTCGTAATTCAAGAATATGCACATGGAAATGAGTACACCTGCGGTGTAGTATCATTTGACGGAGATTGTTTAGGTCCCATCATTATGAAACGTCAGCTTAGATGTGGAGATACTTATAAAGCATTTGTTATCAAAGATGACGAGTTAGAGAATCATTTGAAAGAAGTAATTGGAGCTCTTAATCCCTATGGGCCCTGTAATGTGCAATTAAGAATGGATGAAGATGTTCCTTATATTTTTGAATTCAATGCACGTTGTTCAGGAACTACAGCCAGTCGTGCACTGGTTGGCTTCAACGAACCTGCCATGGTATGTGACTATCTCCAGGGAAAAACACCCTGCTACAACATTAAAGAAAGGGTTATTTTAAGGTACTGGAATGAATTAGTCGTGGAATATGCTCAGATAGAAAACATGGGACTGAACAAGCACGGGTATTCCAGACGTGATTTATAA
- a CDS encoding DegT/DnrJ/EryC1/StrS family aminotransferase gives MKPDVESVAEIQITTEVSDEKRVNVTLPDLPDINEYINYLEEVWDSKWLTNDGQFVQLLEKKLKEFMGLKKFLLVSNGTLALQIALKVLNIKGSVITTPFTFAATTNSLLWERLNPVFADIDPETFNIDPEDVERKITPDTTAIMAVHTYGNPCDVERIEEIAKDNDLMVIYDGAHAFNVQYKNRSIFSYGDISTLSFHATKAFHTIEGGALVTKDAEVEEKIKLIRNHGIDTSIEEVILPGTNAKMNEFQAIMGLCNLKNIDRSIQIRKFIYECYVENLQDLDVKFQKIQASQYNYAYMPVCFEDEKTRNRVELALSQMGYYPRKYFYPLTVDFEYFKSRSKDLNRRFDLKAATDVSSSVLCLPLYPTLSSADVSKIVSIIREVMT, from the coding sequence GTGAAGCCTGATGTGGAGTCTGTGGCTGAAATTCAAATCACCACTGAAGTTTCTGATGAAAAGCGTGTCAATGTTACCCTTCCGGATTTACCCGATATAAATGAATATATAAATTATTTAGAGGAAGTATGGGATAGTAAATGGTTAACCAATGATGGCCAGTTTGTACAGTTGCTGGAAAAAAAACTAAAGGAATTTATGGGTTTAAAAAAGTTTTTACTTGTTTCTAATGGTACTTTAGCCTTACAAATTGCTTTAAAAGTCCTGAATATAAAGGGCAGTGTTATTACCACACCCTTCACCTTCGCTGCCACCACCAATTCCTTACTATGGGAAAGATTAAATCCGGTTTTTGCAGACATCGACCCTGAAACATTCAACATTGATCCTGAGGATGTAGAACGGAAAATCACCCCAGATACTACGGCCATAATGGCTGTACATACTTATGGTAATCCCTGTGACGTGGAACGCATTGAGGAGATTGCAAAAGATAACGATCTCATGGTCATCTACGATGGGGCTCATGCCTTCAATGTTCAGTACAAGAATCGTTCAATTTTTTCCTACGGGGACATATCCACCTTGAGCTTCCATGCTACCAAGGCTTTCCACACCATTGAGGGTGGGGCTCTGGTAACCAAGGACGCAGAAGTGGAGGAAAAAATTAAACTGATTCGTAATCATGGTATTGACACCTCCATAGAAGAAGTGATCCTGCCGGGTACCAATGCTAAAATGAATGAATTTCAGGCTATAATGGGATTATGTAACCTTAAAAATATAGATAGAAGTATTCAGATACGTAAGTTTATTTATGAATGTTACGTGGAGAATCTGCAAGATCTGGATGTGAAATTCCAAAAAATTCAGGCTTCCCAGTACAACTACGCCTACATGCCAGTTTGTTTTGAGGATGAAAAAACAAGGAACCGTGTAGAACTAGCCCTGTCTCAAATGGGTTACTACCCGCGTAAGTACTTCTATCCACTGACCGTTGATTTTGAATACTTTAAAAGTAGATCAAAGGATTTGAACAGAAGATTTGATTTGAAAGCAGCCACTGACGTTTCTAGCAGCGTACTCTGCCTGCCATTATACCCAACTTTGTCCTCAGCAGATGTTTCTAAAATTGTGAGTATCATCAGGGAGGTTATGACCTGA
- a CDS encoding DUF2180 family protein, with translation MKCYICAKEGKDTDAVAMCIICGMGLCMDHLVREDVDVWEGGYPFPAQRMKKVLPRILCPECYNAVGGD, from the coding sequence ATGAAGTGTTACATCTGTGCAAAGGAAGGAAAGGATACTGATGCAGTTGCAATGTGCATAATCTGTGGTATGGGTCTCTGCATGGACCACCTTGTAAGGGAAGATGTTGATGTCTGGGAGGGAGGTTATCCATTCCCTGCCCAGAGAATGAAGAAGGTTCTTCCAAGGATACTGTGCCCAGAGTGTTACAATGCCGTGGGTGGTGATTGA
- the polX gene encoding DNA polymerase/3'-5' exonuclease PolX has translation MMNRTVAMILNRVADLLEMDGADFRTKAYRRAAHTVEFLPEDIEFVMNEGRLEELPGIGKNIAKKIQEIINTGSLAYYEDLKAMFPVDFEELMSVEGIGPRKIKLFYEKLGVRNLEDLEYAARRHKIQRLKGMGPKTELLILKNVRFARRDTGRKLLGQIMPLGKSLKEEIEKLDTVSKVVVAGSIRRRKETVGDIDLLVVAEDHESVMDHLTGLKVVEEVIAKGPLKSSVRIKGDVEVDLKVFNAESFGAAMVYFTGSKETNVELRRVAISKGLKLNEYGVYRDDTLIAGETEDEVFRALDMDTPEPELRENRGEVDAALRGELPDLVDYTEIRGDLHLHTNWSDGKSKIHEMAKKAVDLGYEYMAVTDHFKSIWMDNGMDERDLEKQLLEIESINEKFEDSMDLCVFSGVEVDIDSEGHLNIESVLLEEIDIVVAALHSGLKQNKYGLTDRIVKVMYNEDVDVLAHPTGRKILEKTGYKLDLERIFQAALDTNTLLEVNADPDRLDLNDVIIREAVDYGCKLVINSNSHSLRDMKNMEMGVATARRGWAESKDIINTLPLKSFKKSLDLN, from the coding sequence ATGATGAACAGAACCGTTGCCATGATACTGAACAGAGTTGCAGATCTTCTGGAGATGGATGGTGCTGATTTCAGGACAAAAGCTTACAGAAGAGCTGCGCATACAGTTGAATTCCTTCCGGAGGATATTGAATTTGTTATGAATGAGGGAAGGCTTGAGGAGCTTCCAGGAATTGGGAAAAACATAGCCAAGAAGATCCAGGAGATCATCAACACCGGCAGCCTGGCGTACTACGAAGATCTTAAGGCCATGTTTCCAGTGGATTTTGAGGAACTCATGTCTGTTGAGGGAATTGGACCTAGGAAGATAAAACTTTTTTATGAGAAGCTGGGTGTGAGGAACCTGGAAGATCTGGAATATGCTGCCAGAAGACATAAAATTCAAAGATTGAAGGGAATGGGTCCTAAAACTGAGCTTCTTATTCTGAAGAACGTAAGGTTTGCAAGGAGGGATACTGGACGAAAACTATTAGGTCAAATAATGCCCCTTGGAAAATCTCTTAAAGAGGAAATTGAAAAGCTTGACACTGTTTCTAAGGTTGTGGTTGCAGGATCCATTCGAAGAAGAAAGGAAACAGTTGGAGATATTGATCTGCTTGTTGTGGCAGAGGATCATGAATCTGTTATGGATCACTTAACAGGGCTGAAGGTTGTTGAGGAGGTGATTGCCAAAGGCCCCTTGAAGTCAAGTGTTAGGATTAAAGGTGATGTTGAGGTTGATCTCAAAGTATTCAATGCAGAATCCTTTGGAGCAGCTATGGTTTATTTTACAGGTTCCAAGGAGACGAACGTTGAACTTAGAAGGGTTGCAATTTCAAAGGGACTTAAACTCAATGAATATGGCGTTTACAGGGATGATACTCTGATTGCAGGAGAAACTGAGGATGAAGTTTTCAGGGCATTGGATATGGATACTCCAGAACCAGAACTACGTGAGAATAGGGGTGAGGTAGATGCTGCCCTTAGAGGAGAACTTCCAGATCTTGTGGACTACACTGAAATTAGAGGAGACCTGCATCTGCACACGAATTGGAGTGATGGAAAATCTAAAATTCACGAAATGGCCAAAAAAGCCGTGGATCTGGGTTATGAATACATGGCTGTGACTGACCACTTCAAGAGTATCTGGATGGACAACGGCATGGATGAGAGGGATTTGGAAAAACAGTTACTTGAAATAGAAAGTATCAATGAGAAATTTGAAGATAGTATGGATCTCTGTGTTTTCAGTGGTGTTGAGGTGGATATTGATAGTGAGGGACATCTCAACATTGAATCGGTACTTCTTGAAGAAATTGATATTGTTGTGGCTGCCCTTCACTCAGGTTTAAAACAGAATAAATATGGTTTGACAGACAGAATTGTGAAGGTTATGTACAACGAAGATGTTGATGTTCTGGCCCATCCCACAGGACGGAAGATCCTTGAAAAAACTGGTTACAAACTGGATCTTGAAAGAATATTTCAAGCAGCCCTCGATACAAACACCCTCCTTGAAGTGAACGCAGACCCAGATAGGTTGGATTTGAATGATGTGATTATCAGGGAAGCTGTTGATTATGGTTGCAAACTTGTGATAAACAGTAACTCTCATAGCTTAAGGGACATGAAAAATATGGAAATGGGAGTTGCCACTGCAAGGCGTGGCTGGGCAGAATCAAAGGATATTATCAATACATTACCCTTGAAAAGTTTTAAAAAGAGTTTAGATTTGAATTGA
- a CDS encoding MIP/aquaporin family protein — MPWVVIELVNLTKRCLAEFIGTFFLVFMGTGAAAITLMISHGVTTPNAFNIGIGALGGLGDWLAIGLAFGLAITASIYALGNVSGAHINPAVTLGLWSVKKFPGHDVVPYILSQLAGASVASFLLAGILGMGAVTVGGLGATAPFHGVGYVQAMIAEAVGTFLLMMAIMGVAVDKRATPGFAGLIIGLTVAGIITTLGNITGSSLNPARTFGPFLGDLLLGGANLWSYFPIYVIGPVVGAVLAAFAYNYMTSE; from the coding sequence ATGCCGTGGGTGGTGATTGAATTGGTTAACCTCACAAAGAGGTGCCTTGCAGAATTCATAGGAACATTTTTCCTGGTCTTCATGGGTACAGGGGCTGCAGCCATAACCTTAATGATAAGTCACGGGGTTACGACTCCCAACGCATTTAACATAGGAATAGGTGCCCTTGGCGGGTTGGGGGACTGGCTTGCAATAGGACTTGCCTTTGGACTTGCAATTACAGCATCTATATATGCCCTTGGAAATGTTTCAGGTGCCCATATAAACCCAGCAGTTACACTGGGTTTGTGGTCTGTTAAAAAGTTCCCGGGACATGATGTGGTTCCATACATACTTTCTCAGCTTGCAGGAGCATCAGTAGCAAGTTTTTTACTTGCAGGGATACTTGGAATGGGTGCTGTAACTGTTGGAGGTTTGGGTGCAACCGCACCGTTTCATGGTGTTGGATACGTCCAGGCAATGATTGCAGAGGCAGTTGGAACTTTCCTCCTCATGATGGCAATAATGGGAGTTGCAGTGGATAAAAGGGCAACACCTGGTTTTGCAGGTTTAATAATTGGACTCACAGTTGCAGGTATAATCACAACCCTGGGTAACATAACTGGATCATCCTTAAATCCAGCAAGGACATTTGGCCCATTTCTAGGGGATTTATTACTTGGAGGGGCGAACTTATGGAGTTACTTCCCAATATATGTGATTGGACCGGTTGTGGGAGCTGTGCTTGCAGCCTTTGCCTACAACTACATGACGAGTGAATGA
- a CDS encoding metallophosphoesterase family protein, whose product MKTVVFSDLHANKQSLQDIKATLKNADLSIFCGDILGYGEDLEECIDFIFQHVDLAVLGNHDRMSITQENLDNQHPAVRDSIEYTRERLSNEQILSIGSLKPEIYFENMYVTHSLGDDYLRSKKDLIRLSDHTAANIKYIFFGHTHEKVFFEHNGKIIINPGSITKGRNGFKRGYVQINNGEIKFIDLEDVL is encoded by the coding sequence ATGAAAACCGTGGTTTTTTCAGATCTCCATGCCAATAAGCAAAGTCTTCAGGATATAAAAGCCACATTAAAAAATGCTGACTTAAGCATATTCTGTGGAGATATTTTGGGTTACGGTGAGGATCTGGAGGAGTGTATTGATTTCATTTTCCAACATGTGGATTTAGCGGTGCTGGGAAATCATGACCGTATGTCAATCACTCAAGAGAATCTGGATAACCAACATCCAGCAGTTCGAGATTCCATTGAGTATACCCGTGAAAGACTTTCTAATGAACAGATATTGTCAATAGGATCTTTGAAACCAGAAATTTATTTTGAAAACATGTATGTAACCCATTCTTTAGGGGACGATTATTTACGATCAAAAAAAGATTTGATACGATTGAGTGATCACACAGCTGCGAACATCAAATACATTTTTTTTGGGCATACCCATGAAAAGGTTTTTTTTGAGCACAATGGGAAAATCATTATCAACCCGGGTTCAATTACCAAAGGCAGAAATGGCTTTAAAAGAGGCTATGTACAAATAAATAATGGCGAAATAAAATTCATTGATCTGGAGGATGTACTATGA
- a CDS encoding flavodoxin domain-containing protein: MQRTLVVYESRYGSTRIVAKTIALIMGAAVHCVVDEFKTEYKDFDFVVIGSPIYMGDVEPKIKGFIHENQDWLSEKPVALFCTCLDRRGGIDNLKSIEKSLGKDAVSIDTIGGRLKLNNLDLEDYKAIESFLKRADLSFEDMDFFNIEEVIEYALELKNLKERDMNKLDPSKLKVYVEKFLTSHNTCTLATSFKNRVRATPLEYTYKEEYIYILTEGGEKFANLLMNKNVSLAINDPYKGMASLAGMQITGKCDIIPRESPEYKDVMDLKGIKMSAIEALPVNMNVIRIGLEKVEFLYWKFREEGYNARQIITF, from the coding sequence ATGCAGAGAACACTCGTTGTTTATGAGAGCAGATACGGTTCAACCAGAATTGTTGCCAAGACCATTGCATTGATCATGGGGGCTGCAGTACACTGCGTTGTTGATGAGTTCAAAACTGAGTACAAGGACTTCGACTTCGTTGTCATAGGCTCTCCAATTTACATGGGAGACGTGGAACCCAAGATCAAGGGGTTCATCCATGAAAATCAGGATTGGCTATCTGAAAAACCTGTGGCCCTTTTCTGCACATGTCTCGACCGTAGGGGAGGTATTGATAACCTTAAATCCATTGAAAAGAGTCTTGGAAAGGATGCTGTTAGTATTGATACCATAGGTGGCCGATTGAAGTTGAACAACCTTGATCTGGAGGATTACAAAGCCATTGAATCCTTCCTGAAAAGGGCTGATCTTTCCTTTGAAGATATGGACTTCTTCAACATTGAAGAGGTGATAGAGTACGCCCTTGAACTTAAAAACCTCAAGGAAAGGGATATGAATAAATTGGATCCCTCAAAGCTCAAAGTATACGTGGAAAAGTTTTTAACATCCCACAACACCTGCACCCTTGCCACATCATTTAAAAACAGAGTCAGGGCAACTCCATTGGAGTATACTTACAAAGAAGAATACATCTACATCTTAACTGAGGGTGGGGAAAAGTTTGCAAACCTGCTCATGAACAAAAACGTTTCCCTGGCAATCAATGACCCATATAAAGGTATGGCAAGCCTTGCAGGGATGCAAATAACCGGAAAATGCGATATAATCCCAAGAGAGAGCCCTGAATATAAAGATGTGATGGATCTGAAGGGGATCAAGATGTCTGCAATTGAAGCACTGCCTGTGAATATGAATGTGATAAGGATAGGTCTTGAAAAGGTTGAGTTTCTCTACTGGAAATTCAGGGAGGAGGGCTACAATGCCAGACAGATCATTACATTCTAA